The Marispirochaeta aestuarii genome contains the following window.
AACATAACTCCGGAACGGCTGCGCTTCGACTTTTCCCATCCAGACAAGATGAGTCCGGAAGAGATCAGGGCCGTGGAGGACATGGTCAACGAACAGATCCGGCGGGACCTGCCGGTTACCATGGAGGTTATGACCCTGGAGCAGGCCCAAAAGGCCGGCGCCCTGGCTTTCTTCGGCGACAAGTACGAGGAAAAGGTCAAGGTCTACACCATGGGAGACTATTCAAAAGAGGTCTGCGGCGGCCCCCATGTAAGCCATCTGGGAGAACTGGGGCACTTCAGGATTCAGAAGGAACAGTCCTCTTCCGCCGGGGTTCGGCGGATTCGGGCCGTGCTGGAGTCGGTGGAGTAGGGAAAGAGGTCGCTATTCTTTCTTCCCCTTCGTCGCCAGCTGACCGCAGGCCGCGTTTACACCCCGGCCCTTACGGTGGCGGAGGACGACCGTGAGTCCCAGCTTTTCAAGTTCTTTCTGAAACCAGTCAAGCCTGCCGCTGTCCGGTTCCTCCAGGGGGAGGCTCCCTTTTTCCGGCAGGTTTACCGGCGGCATGCCCTCTGCGGGGTTCCAGGGAATCAGGTTTATATTGCAGCGCAGGCCATTGGCGAATTTTCTGATCAGTCCGGGGTCTTCTTTTCGGTCATTTATATTCTTCAACAGTACATATTCAAGGGTTATTCTTCGCCCTCCGGCCTTCTGGTATTCCAGGAGAGCCTCTTTCAGCCGGGGGAGGGGGTTCCTGATTTCCACGGGCATAAGTTCTTTCCGGATTACTGGCTCCGCACTTACAAGGCTGACTGCCAGGCGAACCTGGGGATGTTCCTGTACCAGGCGACTGATTCCTTCAACGAGCCCGGAGGTGCTGATGGTAATGCGCCGCTGCCCCATGTTCCGGCCTTCCGGATGGGTCAGGATCCTGATTGTCTTTGACAGCTCGTCATAGTTATTGAAGGGCTCGCCCATTCCCATAAAAACGATGTTGTCGAT
Protein-coding sequences here:
- the rlmN gene encoding 23S rRNA (adenine(2503)-C(2))-methyltransferase RlmN; this translates as MQSLLALLPREISGVLASEPAFRGRQIFSWIHQKNVRSFGEMTDLPKPLRQKLETEHTILTSHVDLVEEADDGTVKIRLKLGDGSLIEAVLLRDAGDRVTACLSTQVGCAMGCRFCKTATMGFIRNLDAGEIIEQLYLLEETAGGKSIDNIVFMGMGEPFNNYDELSKTIRILTHPEGRNMGQRRITISTSGLVEGISRLVQEHPQVRLAVSLVSAEPVIRKELMPVEIRNPLPRLKEALLEYQKAGGRRITLEYVLLKNINDRKEDPGLIRKFANGLRCNINLIPWNPAEGMPPVNLPEKGSLPLEEPDSGRLDWFQKELEKLGLTVVLRHRKGRGVNAACGQLATKGKKE